In Niallia sp. FSL W8-0635, one genomic interval encodes:
- a CDS encoding M20/M25/M40 family metallo-hydrolase, whose amino-acid sequence MSIIGMNKMESVFTKMLDNQLVKDGLVFLQEDDENTLNEQIELTLVPAPSFLEGEKGKLFQSKLASFGLDDIQQDRHGNVFGIRYGTGKGPRIFVCAHLDTVFPEGTAITAEWKDGKVYAPGISDDGRGLAAVLTVLRAFHKTNIETEGDIIFGATVGEEGLGDLRGVKGLFKDREDIDAFISLEPGTPEEITYLGTGSHRYHVTYKGSGGHSFGDFGIPSAIHALGRAVSKIADIETPFDPKTTFTVGTIAGGTSVNTIAQEASMMVDLRSNSQEELLKLEEKVLSILEKAAEEENIRWNSEKTAIEVVIKQVGDRPAGTQDSEASIIQTVIAAGKSIGLNPVRSSASSTDSNVPISLGIPAVTLGAGGACGGIHTLEEYFDPKDAFLGPQNLFLTILGLVGIKDSTEPLL is encoded by the coding sequence ATGTCGATTATTGGAATGAATAAAATGGAAAGTGTATTTACGAAAATGCTTGATAATCAGCTTGTGAAGGATGGACTCGTATTTTTGCAAGAGGATGATGAAAACACACTGAATGAACAAATAGAGCTTACTTTAGTTCCAGCGCCTTCCTTTCTAGAAGGAGAGAAAGGGAAACTCTTTCAATCGAAATTAGCATCATTCGGTTTAGATGATATTCAGCAAGATCGGCATGGAAATGTATTTGGGATAAGATATGGAACAGGAAAGGGACCGAGAATCTTTGTTTGTGCCCATTTAGATACAGTTTTTCCAGAAGGAACTGCCATTACAGCAGAGTGGAAGGACGGAAAAGTGTATGCACCAGGGATATCGGATGATGGAAGAGGACTGGCTGCCGTGCTGACGGTTTTACGAGCTTTTCATAAAACGAATATTGAAACAGAAGGAGATATTATCTTTGGAGCAACGGTTGGAGAAGAAGGATTAGGAGACCTGCGCGGCGTGAAGGGTCTGTTTAAGGATAGGGAAGACATTGATGCATTCATTTCATTAGAGCCTGGCACCCCAGAAGAGATTACGTATTTAGGAACCGGCAGCCATCGCTATCATGTAACGTATAAAGGATCTGGTGGTCATAGCTTTGGAGATTTTGGGATACCAAGTGCCATTCATGCTTTAGGAAGAGCTGTAAGTAAAATTGCAGATATAGAAACACCCTTTGATCCGAAAACGACATTTACAGTTGGCACCATAGCTGGTGGTACTTCTGTCAATACGATTGCACAAGAGGCAAGCATGATGGTTGATTTACGCTCCAATTCACAAGAGGAACTCCTTAAGTTAGAAGAGAAAGTATTGTCTATTTTGGAAAAAGCGGCAGAAGAGGAAAATATTCGTTGGAACAGTGAAAAAACAGCGATCGAGGTTGTGATAAAGCAAGTCGGAGATCGACCTGCAGGAACACAGGATTCAGAAGCATCGATTATCCAAACGGTTATCGCAGCAGGGAAAAGTATCGGATTAAATCCCGTTCGTTCATCCGCTAGTAGCACAGATTCGAATGTGCCAATTAGTTTAGGAATTCCTGCCGTGACATTAGGTGCTGGAGGAGCATGTGGTGGCATCCACACTTTAGAAGAATACTTTGACCCAAAAGATGCTTTTTTAGGTCCACAAAATCTATTTTTAACGATTTTGGGATTGGTAGGCATAAAGGATAGTACCGAGCCTTTATTGTAA
- a CDS encoding 5-bromo-4-chloroindolyl phosphate hydrolysis family protein yields MNSFLMFLVRTGISFPVGALTWLISYVGFDQYFFLSVAYGIGATAVTYFISDGVIKHQLMVRQGLSRKEYKFIQTQLKEANEKISRLNRHVFAIRHFPSFKQRIDLMRVTKKIYRLTKEEPRRFYKADKFYYSHLDSLVEIAEKYALLSAQPKKNRALQATLNDTRKTLEQLSRTLEDDLHEILSDDIDDLHFELDVVKHTSYKEKDTDLLDESRRPK; encoded by the coding sequence GTGAACTCATTTTTAATGTTTTTAGTACGAACAGGCATCTCTTTTCCTGTAGGTGCTTTAACATGGTTAATCAGTTATGTGGGATTTGACCAATATTTCTTCCTTTCCGTTGCATATGGGATAGGAGCAACCGCTGTTACTTATTTTATCTCCGATGGTGTAATCAAACATCAGCTAATGGTAAGGCAAGGATTATCAAGAAAAGAATATAAATTTATCCAGACACAATTAAAGGAAGCGAATGAGAAAATTAGTCGTTTAAATCGACATGTATTTGCCATCCGTCATTTTCCTTCCTTTAAACAAAGAATTGATTTAATGCGAGTAACAAAGAAAATTTATCGATTAACAAAAGAAGAGCCACGCCGTTTCTATAAAGCAGATAAATTCTATTATTCTCACTTAGATTCATTAGTGGAGATTGCTGAGAAATATGCCCTGTTATCAGCTCAACCAAAAAAGAACAGAGCTTTACAGGCAACTTTAAATGATACTAGAAAAACTTTAGAACAGCTTTCCAGAACGCTAGAAGACGATCTTCATGAAATCCTGTCAGATGATATTGATGATTTGCATTTTGAATTAGATGTAGTAAAGCATACATCTTATAAGGAGAAAGACACTGATTTGTTAGATGAAAGCAGGCGGCCTAAATGA
- a CDS encoding acyl-CoA thioesterase — MTVEEEKYCRESLVVKTSRIFPIDTNNHNSLFGGKLMSYIDDVASISASRHSRSDVVTASTDSVDFLFPIRPTDSVCLESYVTHTGKSSMEVFVKVIAENLKTGERKLAATSFLTFVALDENGKPKRVAKVIPQSEEETMLYNTAEQRVKIRKDRREHSKAFANVISTDMPWG, encoded by the coding sequence ATGACGGTTGAAGAAGAAAAATATTGCAGGGAATCCTTGGTAGTAAAAACAAGCCGAATTTTTCCTATTGATACAAATAATCATAATTCATTATTTGGTGGGAAGCTAATGAGCTATATAGATGATGTAGCTTCCATATCAGCATCTAGACATTCAAGAAGTGATGTAGTTACCGCTTCAACAGACTCTGTTGATTTTCTATTTCCCATTCGTCCAACGGATTCTGTATGTCTAGAATCATATGTAACACATACAGGTAAATCCTCGATGGAAGTATTCGTGAAGGTAATAGCAGAGAATTTGAAAACAGGAGAAAGAAAACTCGCTGCTACGTCCTTTTTAACATTTGTTGCCTTAGATGAAAATGGCAAGCCGAAGCGGGTTGCAAAGGTTATTCCGCAATCGGAGGAAGAAACAATGCTCTACAATACCGCGGAACAACGGGTGAAAATCCGCAAAGATAGAAGAGAGCATAGTAAGGCATTTGCAAATGTTATTAGTACCGATATGCCTTGGGGATGA
- a CDS encoding sensor histidine kinase, with protein sequence MAKLKHYGDLAINFIFRKNNKEKTPLLYYWTKRYLLTLCGGLLIIGIVSILWIRHNALESRLELTKLVAQEIAEHGNEMEEGRLKDIRVPFLQDRQKFINEGQPLDAFLKDSTGNVRSLNQNFPPDDLEKQQLIESLPLVNELTIKKVTLWNNQKASVVMAPIINGGAQTGTVYIIQPHNQLQHLNKEEYQLLGLLLLSLALLGWFVIYSLSKKMAKPVEEVANAAQHLMNGNYHITLNEDVQEKELYQLVLSFNEMTKRLYALESLRTQLLAGVTHELKTPITSISALIQAVNDNVIPDNKKKQFLTMSLKEAGRLQSMVEDLLDFNSFSAGSIKVNMEKLNVQATLKEIIYQWEIVHGDALAATEITFVNPEKPIYAMLDSVRFQQIIVNLLNNSLHAIKGKQNGKITIQLTYDQHNVSILVEDNGYGIPIEEQDYIFERFYRGKNKKDIERGLGLGLPYSLLLAKAQKGHLSLQNSKDSSTIFLLQFPLLV encoded by the coding sequence ATGGCGAAATTAAAACATTACGGGGACTTGGCTATCAATTTTATATTCAGGAAAAATAATAAGGAAAAAACGCCTTTACTTTATTATTGGACGAAAAGATATTTACTAACATTATGTGGTGGTCTTTTGATTATTGGCATTGTCTCTATTTTATGGATTCGCCATAATGCATTGGAAAGCCGTCTAGAACTAACGAAATTAGTTGCCCAGGAAATAGCAGAGCATGGCAATGAGATGGAAGAAGGAAGACTCAAGGATATTCGCGTACCGTTTTTGCAGGATAGACAGAAATTTATAAATGAGGGACAACCTCTAGATGCTTTTCTTAAAGATTCAACAGGAAATGTCCGTTCATTGAATCAAAATTTCCCTCCAGATGATCTAGAAAAACAGCAGTTGATTGAGTCTTTGCCTTTAGTAAATGAATTAACCATAAAAAAGGTAACGCTATGGAATAATCAAAAAGCATCTGTTGTTATGGCTCCCATTATAAATGGAGGGGCGCAAACAGGGACTGTCTATATTATTCAGCCTCATAACCAGCTACAGCATTTAAATAAAGAGGAATATCAATTACTAGGATTATTGCTGCTTAGTTTAGCGCTTCTTGGATGGTTTGTCATTTATTCTTTGTCCAAAAAGATGGCAAAGCCAGTGGAGGAGGTTGCGAATGCAGCCCAGCATCTAATGAATGGAAATTATCATATTACATTAAATGAAGATGTGCAGGAAAAAGAACTCTACCAATTAGTTCTATCATTTAATGAAATGACAAAAAGGCTCTATGCATTAGAAAGTTTGCGAACGCAATTACTTGCAGGAGTCACACATGAATTAAAAACGCCGATCACCTCCATTAGTGCACTCATTCAAGCTGTTAATGATAATGTCATTCCTGATAATAAGAAGAAACAATTTTTAACGATGAGTTTAAAGGAAGCGGGAAGACTGCAGAGCATGGTAGAGGATTTACTAGATTTTAATAGCTTCAGTGCTGGTTCGATTAAGGTAAATATGGAAAAGCTAAATGTTCAGGCTACATTAAAGGAAATTATTTATCAGTGGGAAATTGTGCATGGGGATGCTTTAGCTGCTACGGAGATAACCTTTGTAAATCCAGAGAAACCGATTTATGCCATGCTGGATAGTGTTCGTTTTCAGCAAATTATTGTCAATTTATTAAATAATAGTTTACATGCAATCAAGGGGAAGCAAAATGGGAAAATAACCATTCAATTAACCTATGACCAACATAATGTAAGCATTTTGGTAGAGGATAATGGCTATGGTATTCCAATAGAAGAGCAAGACTATATCTTTGAAAGATTCTATAGAGGGAAAAATAAGAAAGATATCGAGCGCGGTCTCGGTTTAGGCTTACCCTATAGTCTTCTTTTAGCAAAAGCACAAAAAGGGCATTTATCTTTACAAAATTCGAAAGATTCCTCTACAATATTTCTATTGCAATTTCCATTACTTGTCTGA
- a CDS encoding efflux RND transporter periplasmic adaptor subunit — translation MKKSIKKWIISGVTVVVIGTGIGSYYYFTNENQTEVRAQVRTQTATAETGDVEIEISGTGSIATINKETFASTGNATVDEVLVAVGDEVEEGDELVTFEDDTIDPIEATFSGEITALNVEEEGNVSMGTEVVTVTDYDHLEMVVNVDELDISKVKVGQEASIKVSALDDKEFTGKVTSVAKEANSDSTSVAKYAVTVKISKPSGLLVGMTAEATITTNTAKDVITVPVEAVQKEDDEYYVLVASGTTTNEDGTTETASTKQTVELGLQNTVVAEIKSGLEEGTTVVLPTFESSSDSETQGMFPGGGQMPSGERGQMPGGGQGGGMPSGGFGGRNE, via the coding sequence ATGAAAAAAAGTATAAAGAAGTGGATTATTAGTGGAGTAACGGTAGTAGTAATAGGTACAGGAATTGGGTCTTATTATTATTTTACAAATGAGAACCAAACAGAAGTAAGAGCGCAGGTTAGAACGCAAACGGCGACTGCTGAAACGGGAGATGTTGAAATAGAAATAAGTGGGACAGGAAGCATCGCAACCATTAATAAAGAAACCTTTGCTTCGACAGGCAATGCGACTGTTGATGAAGTGTTAGTCGCAGTTGGGGATGAGGTAGAGGAAGGTGATGAGCTAGTAACATTTGAGGACGATACAATTGACCCAATCGAAGCAACTTTTTCAGGTGAAATTACTGCCTTGAATGTAGAAGAAGAAGGAAATGTATCGATGGGAACAGAAGTCGTTACTGTTACGGATTATGATCATCTTGAAATGGTCGTGAATGTAGATGAATTAGATATCTCTAAAGTGAAGGTTGGACAAGAAGCAAGTATAAAAGTCAGTGCACTTGATGATAAAGAATTTACTGGGAAAGTAACAAGCGTTGCGAAAGAAGCAAACAGTGATAGTACAAGTGTTGCTAAGTATGCTGTAACGGTCAAAATAAGTAAGCCGAGTGGGTTATTAGTTGGTATGACAGCAGAAGCAACTATTACAACAAACACAGCTAAAGATGTCATTACTGTACCGGTTGAAGCAGTTCAAAAGGAAGACGATGAGTATTATGTGCTAGTGGCATCTGGAACAACAACGAATGAAGATGGAACTACGGAAACAGCCTCCACAAAACAAACTGTTGAATTAGGGCTGCAAAATACAGTGGTAGCTGAAATCAAGAGCGGTTTAGAGGAAGGAACAACGGTTGTACTTCCGACATTTGAATCATCAAGTGATAGTGAGACACAAGGAATGTTCCCTGGTGGCGGCCAAATGCCAAGTGGTGAAAGAGGTCAGATGCCAGGAGGAGGCCAAGGTGGCGGAATGCCTTCCGGTGGATTTGGAGGTAGAAATGAATGA
- a CDS encoding response regulator transcription factor: MKKILIVEDELAISMVLGAYLENAGYDVDYAYNGDEALQKLKDETPALILLDIMMPYLDGWGVLSYIREKSACPVIMLTALSDTEQKLKGFENGADDYITKPFVGEEVIARVQAVLRRSSHYQVNDERIKYYGDLKINYVSHQVFLNGIEVPFTPRDLSVFLFLASNPNQTFTRDQLLDHVWGSDYDGSDRAVDLAIKRIRKLLNGWDPKDGEIKTLRGLGYQFYIQEK, from the coding sequence ATGAAAAAAATTCTAATTGTAGAAGATGAACTGGCAATTTCCATGGTTTTAGGAGCATACTTAGAAAATGCAGGATACGATGTGGATTATGCTTATAATGGAGATGAGGCTTTACAAAAGCTGAAGGACGAAACGCCCGCTTTAATCCTGTTAGATATTATGATGCCTTATTTAGATGGATGGGGTGTCCTTTCCTATATTCGGGAGAAATCTGCCTGTCCAGTTATTATGCTTACTGCCTTATCGGACACAGAGCAGAAGCTAAAAGGGTTTGAAAATGGAGCCGATGACTATATTACAAAGCCTTTTGTAGGAGAGGAAGTCATCGCACGTGTACAAGCAGTGTTAAGAAGATCTTCTCATTATCAAGTCAACGATGAGCGGATAAAATACTATGGAGATTTAAAAATAAATTATGTGTCCCATCAAGTTTTCCTTAATGGGATTGAGGTTCCCTTTACTCCTCGAGATCTTTCTGTCTTTCTCTTTCTAGCAAGCAATCCTAATCAAACCTTTACAAGGGATCAGCTTCTAGATCATGTGTGGGGAAGTGACTATGATGGGAGTGATCGGGCGGTTGACCTAGCAATTAAAAGAATAAGGAAATTACTAAATGGGTGGGATCCAAAAGATGGCGAAATTAAAACATTACGGGGACTTGGCTATCAATTTTATATTCAGGAAAAATAA
- a CDS encoding QueT transporter family protein: protein MKTKTLAVNGLVAALYVAVTIAIAPIAFGSIQYRISELFNHLVVFNKKYIYGIVVGVFLANLFLSTIKLYDLTFGVAHSIICLLITIGISKFVKNHLLRMIINTLVFTFNMFIIAYQLHLALGFPFLITWGTTAIGEFVVMAIGIPIMHFLNKRISFGKLMD, encoded by the coding sequence ATGAAAACAAAAACACTTGCAGTTAATGGCTTGGTGGCAGCATTATATGTGGCTGTTACGATTGCGATTGCGCCAATTGCATTTGGAAGCATTCAATATCGTATTTCGGAATTATTTAATCATCTTGTTGTATTTAACAAAAAATATATTTATGGGATTGTCGTTGGCGTATTTTTAGCAAACTTATTCCTTTCAACTATTAAGTTATACGATTTAACTTTTGGTGTTGCTCATTCTATTATTTGTTTGTTAATCACAATTGGTATAAGCAAGTTTGTGAAAAATCATCTTTTACGAATGATCATTAATACACTTGTCTTTACTTTTAATATGTTTATTATTGCCTATCAATTGCATCTTGCACTTGGATTCCCTTTCTTAATCACATGGGGAACAACAGCTATTGGTGAATTTGTTGTTATGGCAATCGGTATACCTATTATGCATTTCTTAAATAAACGTATTTCCTTTGGGAAGTTAATGGATTAA
- a CDS encoding ABC transporter ATP-binding protein, translated as MIEQHALVEIKNVKKEYTLGGETVTALDNVSFTVNKGDFIAIIGPSGSGKSTLMNMIGCLDTPDSGEYYLDGQNVFSLKSKQLAEVRNHKIGFIFQSFNLLTKQSAFENVELPLVYRGIGSKERKEIALQALKKVGILERAEHKPTELSGGQQQRVAIARALAGNPPILLADEPTGALDSKTGVEVMNLMKDLNKQGHTIILITHDLEIAKQAKRVIRIQDGRLAETKEVVVS; from the coding sequence ATGATTGAACAGCATGCGCTTGTTGAGATAAAGAATGTAAAGAAGGAGTATACACTTGGTGGAGAAACGGTTACTGCTTTGGATAATGTAAGCTTCACAGTCAATAAAGGTGATTTTATTGCCATTATTGGTCCATCAGGCTCGGGTAAATCAACGTTAATGAATATGATTGGGTGCTTAGATACACCAGATTCTGGAGAATATTATTTGGATGGACAAAATGTTTTCTCCTTAAAAAGCAAACAGCTAGCAGAGGTAAGAAATCATAAGATAGGCTTTATTTTTCAATCCTTTAATTTACTAACCAAACAATCTGCATTTGAAAATGTAGAATTGCCATTGGTGTATAGAGGAATTGGAAGTAAGGAAAGAAAAGAGATTGCCTTACAAGCTTTGAAAAAAGTAGGGATATTAGAAAGAGCAGAACATAAACCAACGGAATTATCTGGCGGACAGCAACAGCGCGTGGCAATTGCCCGTGCTCTTGCTGGAAATCCTCCAATTTTGCTTGCCGATGAGCCCACTGGAGCCCTTGATAGTAAAACAGGGGTAGAAGTTATGAATTTAATGAAAGACCTAAATAAACAAGGTCATACCATTATATTAATAACCCATGATTTAGAAATTGCGAAACAGGCGAAGCGAGTTATTCGCATTCAGGATGGCCGGTTAGCAGAGACAAAGGAGGTAGTTGTCTCTTGA
- a CDS encoding toxic anion resistance protein: protein MTDEREMKNSTDDYFSDPLGESNNLLMKKGETAETVRLIDVLPPEIQKRAYELAAKLDPTNHRMTISYGAEAQKKLLSFSHMMIEHVQRKDVGEVGDVVGELMERLNEINPDELRVEKKGFFRRLFSRPSRSVQEVLSNYQKASAQIDRMSVRLERSKNVLTADIHLLEQLYENNKTYFQDLNVYIAAAEMKYEEMTEKLIPNQKKLAEESGDRMKLQEVNDLIHFAELLEKRIFDLKVSREITIQTAPQIRLIQHTNRTVIDKIQSSIMTAIPLWRNQVSIALTLLRQRNAIETQTRMNTNRVDSNVREMATIANENRSAMQEIESLKETQHKLMNSLEETLQIQEEGKQKRNQAEQEIVQREGNLKQALNTDNNRY, encoded by the coding sequence ATGACAGATGAACGAGAAATGAAAAATAGTACAGATGATTATTTCTCTGACCCTTTAGGAGAAAGCAATAATTTGTTGATGAAAAAAGGCGAAACAGCTGAAACTGTTCGCCTTATTGATGTTTTGCCACCAGAAATTCAGAAGCGGGCATATGAATTGGCTGCGAAGCTTGATCCGACTAATCATCGAATGACGATTTCTTACGGAGCAGAAGCTCAGAAGAAATTGCTTTCTTTTTCTCATATGATGATTGAGCATGTACAGCGTAAAGATGTCGGAGAAGTAGGCGATGTAGTTGGCGAGTTAATGGAAAGACTAAATGAAATAAATCCAGATGAATTACGTGTAGAGAAGAAAGGTTTTTTTCGCAGATTATTTAGTCGACCATCTAGAAGTGTGCAGGAAGTCCTTTCTAATTATCAAAAAGCAAGCGCGCAAATAGATCGAATGAGTGTACGTCTCGAGCGGAGCAAAAATGTCCTGACTGCAGACATTCATTTATTAGAGCAATTGTATGAGAACAATAAAACGTATTTCCAAGATTTAAATGTCTATATTGCGGCGGCTGAAATGAAATATGAAGAAATGACGGAAAAGCTTATTCCTAACCAAAAAAAACTGGCGGAGGAATCAGGGGATCGGATGAAGCTACAAGAGGTAAATGATTTAATTCACTTTGCTGAATTACTCGAGAAGCGTATTTTTGATTTAAAGGTCAGCAGGGAAATTACGATCCAAACAGCTCCACAAATCCGCTTGATTCAACATACGAACCGAACTGTTATTGATAAAATTCAGTCATCGATCATGACCGCGATTCCTTTATGGCGAAATCAAGTTTCCATTGCTTTGACTCTTCTAAGACAGCGTAATGCCATAGAAACGCAAACGAGAATGAACACAAATAGGGTAGACTCAAATGTAAGAGAAATGGCAACAATCGCGAATGAAAATCGATCAGCAATGCAGGAAATAGAATCATTAAAAGAAACGCAGCATAAATTGATGAATTCGTTAGAAGAGACACTTCAAATCCAAGAAGAAGGCAAGCAAAAAAGAAATCAAGCAGAGCAAGAGATTGTTCAAAGAGAAGGAAATTTAAAACAAGCATTGAATACTGATAATAATAGGTATTAA
- a CDS encoding ABC transporter permease has product MKLGQAIKIAFKNITMNKLRAMLTMLGIIIGVAAVIALTSLGMGASTSVSDEISGLGTTTVSVNLSGNSSDEEVVDYDELMSFEEYEEVKAVSPTVTTSSTLKNGTTSSSGVTVTGVTTSYETVQDITLQSGRNVMDIDLDNRNKVVVLGYNVATELFGFTNPIDQTVQIDGTTYKVIGVLAEKGEELTGSVDDSVLIPFTTAQRVIGQTYVTSATVLMTDEDSVEMGMAKMKQKLYNQFDGDETLYSVRNQSSVSEALDSVSNTMTLLLAGIASISLIVGGIGIMNIMLVSVTERTREIGIRKAIGARKKDIMLQFLIEAIVLSALGGILGAAIGIGSAEILSSTLDMTSQITWWVVGGSVSFSVLIGIIFGIFPANKASNLSPLEALRY; this is encoded by the coding sequence TTGAAATTAGGACAAGCAATCAAGATAGCTTTTAAAAATATTACGATGAATAAATTAAGAGCCATGCTTACCATGCTTGGTATCATTATTGGTGTAGCAGCGGTAATCGCATTAACCTCATTAGGAATGGGAGCATCTACTTCTGTTTCCGACGAGATTTCGGGATTAGGAACAACAACGGTATCTGTTAACCTTTCGGGAAATTCGAGTGATGAAGAGGTTGTCGATTACGATGAACTGATGTCATTTGAGGAATATGAGGAAGTAAAAGCAGTTTCTCCTACAGTGACAACCTCTAGTACTTTGAAAAATGGCACAACATCAAGCTCTGGAGTTACCGTTACGGGTGTTACTACTTCATATGAAACGGTACAGGATATTACATTACAGTCAGGAAGAAATGTGATGGATATCGATTTAGATAACCGCAATAAAGTAGTAGTGTTAGGGTATAATGTAGCAACAGAATTATTCGGATTTACAAATCCAATCGATCAAACGGTTCAAATTGATGGAACGACATATAAAGTAATTGGCGTGCTTGCGGAAAAAGGAGAAGAGTTAACTGGATCGGTAGATGATTCTGTTCTTATCCCATTTACAACGGCACAGCGTGTTATCGGACAAACATATGTTACCTCCGCAACAGTGCTTATGACAGATGAGGATTCAGTAGAAATGGGCATGGCGAAAATGAAGCAGAAATTATACAATCAGTTTGATGGAGACGAAACTTTGTATTCTGTTCGAAATCAATCTTCTGTGTCAGAGGCTTTAGATTCTGTTTCCAACACAATGACTTTATTATTAGCCGGTATTGCGAGTATTTCCTTAATTGTTGGTGGAATCGGAATCATGAATATCATGCTTGTTTCGGTTACAGAAAGAACAAGGGAAATTGGAATAAGAAAGGCTATTGGCGCTAGAAAAAAAGATATTATGCTCCAATTTTTAATTGAAGCAATCGTACTTAGTGCATTAGGTGGAATTCTCGGTGCAGCTATTGGAATAGGAAGTGCAGAAATTTTATCCAGCACATTAGATATGACATCCCAGATTACTTGGTGGGTAGTCGGAGGATCTGTTAGTTTCTCTGTCTTAATTGGCATTATCTTTGGAATTTTCCCAGCTAATAAGGCATCTAATTTAAGTCCCCTAGAGGCATTAAGATACTAA
- a CDS encoding EamA family transporter, with amino-acid sequence MSIILALLAAIFAALTGILAKIGIKDVNSNLATAIRTIVVVIMAFLMVLITKQLDSIFLVSRKSLVFLVLSGITTGLSWLCYFKAIQIGDVSKVVPIDKSSVILTILFSFIFLGEPVTTAIVIGGTLIAIGTFALIGKIKKSSDTSYSNSYIFLALLSAVFAALTAILAKIGIEEVDSNVATFIRTIVIIIFAWGIVFFQRTQNQMKTISRKSYLFLILSGIATGLSWLCFFAAISIGKVSIVAPIDKFSVVITVILSIIILKEKPTKNTLVGCAIITIGTIFLLF; translated from the coding sequence ATGAGTATTATATTGGCATTACTAGCAGCCATATTTGCAGCATTAACAGGAATACTAGCAAAGATAGGGATTAAAGATGTCAATTCAAATTTAGCAACGGCAATTAGAACAATTGTTGTAGTAATCATGGCTTTTTTAATGGTTTTAATCACGAAACAATTAGATAGCATATTTCTGGTTAGTAGGAAGTCACTTGTCTTTCTTGTTTTATCAGGAATAACAACAGGGCTATCATGGCTTTGCTATTTTAAAGCAATCCAAATTGGCGATGTTTCAAAAGTAGTTCCAATCGATAAATCGAGTGTTATTTTAACGATTCTTTTTTCTTTTATTTTTTTAGGAGAGCCAGTGACGACTGCGATTGTTATCGGCGGTACACTTATTGCAATAGGTACCTTTGCTTTAATAGGAAAAATTAAAAAGAGCTCTGACACATCGTATTCCAATTCATACATATTTTTAGCGTTGCTATCAGCGGTCTTTGCAGCATTAACAGCGATTCTCGCGAAGATTGGGATAGAAGAGGTAGATTCAAATGTGGCAACCTTTATTCGTACCATCGTTATAATTATCTTTGCTTGGGGAATTGTCTTCTTCCAACGAACACAGAACCAAATGAAAACAATATCTAGGAAAAGCTATCTTTTCTTAATCCTATCTGGAATAGCAACAGGTTTGTCATGGTTATGCTTTTTTGCAGCAATTTCCATTGGGAAAGTATCAATAGTAGCACCAATTGATAAGTTCAGCGTCGTAATTACTGTCATTTTAAGCATAATTATATTAAAAGAAAAGCCAACGAAAAACACATTGGTAGGATGTGCGATTATTACAATAGGAACGATATTTCTTTTATTTTAA